Proteins from a genomic interval of Chanodichthys erythropterus isolate Z2021 chromosome 8, ASM2448905v1, whole genome shotgun sequence:
- the tulp4a gene encoding tubby-related protein 4a, giving the protein MFAAVEHGPVLCSDSNILCLSWKGRVPRSEKEKPVCRRRYYEEGWLATGNGRGVVGVTFTSSHCRRDRTTPQRINFNLRGHNSEVVLVRWNEPFQKLATCDTDGGIFVWIQYEGRWSVELVNDRGAQVSDFTWSHDGTQALISYRDGFVLVGSVSGQRHWSSEINLESQITCGIWTPDDQQVLFGTADGQVIVMDCHGRMLAHILLHEAEGIASMAWNYPSFLVEDSSESDTDSDDYTPLHVHSLKPVLTVCFTSGDISLMSNYDDLSPTLIRTGLKDVVVQWCSQGDLLAVAGMERLVMTSDLSQVTRNAIVKFYNVHGENIYSLETPAQRPISTLCWGHRDSRLFLACGPALYVLRVEHRVASLQLLCQQVIASAVHEEKDVAKLSMPSRLSTYVSSAFAPTVKPPIPDPNNMRDFVSYPTSGNERLHCTMKRTEDNPEVGGPCYTLYLEYLGGLVPILKGRRISKLRPEFVIMDPKTDGKTDEVYGNNFIPSMIDSCNCSDSSDIELNDDWVGKKSPKISRGSKSPKLPRINIDPRKSPKLSRTTQEISRSPRLPIRKPSIGSPSLTRREFPLDDITQHNYLAQVTSNIWGTKFKIVGLAAFLPTNLGAVIYKTSLLHLQPRQMTIYLPEVRKISVEYINLPMFSPNVFSEDEDDLPVTGASGITDDNPPCTVNIPIAPIHSPAQAMSPTQSIGLVQSLLANQNVQLDVLSNPTSTVAPPGVSDQGQQDTVLTAQYTVPARYSSPGQVIFGGMDVGRLLVVQSQQQQQQSQQQQQQQQQQQQLQQHYQQQQLQQQIQQYQLQQQQLLQHQHMQQQQQQHMQQQIQQMQQQQQMQQQLQHQIQQQHLQMQLQLQHQQMQQQLQQQHQIQIPVPTLPSGQPSCPVIQLPQSTIPVAPPTSEHSTERGEHELLLKIKTTRSAPQLAEGDAVVFTAPLEISKMNPPPPYPGTVAAAVAAATAAGSVAASTSSASGVAGSNTSTPSSGEVCLKKGDLTLYPPGAQGTQYPTPLGYERITTFDSSGNVEEVCRPRMRLVCNQNVYTLQGPGSSATLRVSSSSSAVEGKKVQLPYASATLNRLTVPRYSIPSGDPPPYPDTANTVGAGRNPGQRLDSSLIHATLRRNSREAALKVSQMMDPQRTLPSKAKANTLSASYQPRGPTALYTCSQCSSNGGISSGATSSGSNGIAGGTIIRQDFPPTGGGAPHSTVIVHSNSASPLPSQSSYNLLSMDGSSGGGNRDRADYINSAFTEDEALNQSLRQMALNTEVVSLTVKRPPPYQWDPSSTEEIWVPQERTATLPTSGPPTSHKPPPLVLSPAQHLDVSRLPFVLSPKSPTSPNVTTFQPPGAYQIALPYPPSAAYSGPSLQTVQASPRPPSPKEVVPPLSFSQQDQAVVLPPGYPPNLPNLACFPPMYPGTASCSSLPVTSIPLHPWGSYNPCPPMPSPPGPAPSLPPKTSHMLDKPVLSPPPQPPPLPSPPPDLQSVVSPPEAIAEAGEGFQEVLSLNESPVPQRADRFGKKNRKRLDNSRTDEANVPAIAEGGNKSKKEGRALGDFNSLISSPRLGGRDKKKPKGQKEQLKAKKLSKATTNEFQDSSESEPELFISGDELMNQSQSGKKSWKGKRNLRAGGCELDEIKCRKANEKEDRGLGSQGFVYIMANKQPLWNEATQVYQLDFGGRVTQESAKNFQIELEGRQVMQFGRIDGNAYILDFQYPFSAVQAFAVALANVTQRLK; this is encoded by the exons ATGTTTGCGGCAGTGGAGCACGGTCCCGTCCTGTGCAGCGACTCCAACATCCTGTGCCTGTCCTGGAAGGGTCGCGTGCCCCGGAGCGAGAAGGAGAAGCCCGTGTGCAGGAGGCGCTACTATGAGGAAGGCTGGCTGGCCACGGGGAACGGCAGGGGCGTCGTAGGCGTGACGTTCACCTCCAGCCACTGCAGGAGAGACCGAACCACCCCGCAGCGCATCAACTTCAACCTGAGGGGACACAACAGTGAG GTGGTGTTGGTGAGATGGAACGAACCCTTTCAGAAGCTGGCGACCTGTGACACAGACGGCGGGATCTTTGTTTGGATCCAGTACGAGGGCCGCTGGTCTGTAGAGCTGGTCAATGACCGAGGAGCTCAG GTGAGTGACTTCACGTGGTCACATGACGGCACGCAGGCCCTGATCTCCTACCGCGATGGTTTTGTGCTGGTGGGGTCGGTGAGCGGTCAGCGCCACTGGTCCTCTGAAATCAACCTGGAGAGTCAGATCACCTGTGGGATTTGGACCCCTGATGACCAGCAG GTGTTATTTGGCACGGCGGATGGGCAGGTGATCGTCATGGACTGTCACGGGCGGATGTTGGCTCATATCCTGCTCCATGAGGCCGAGGGCATCGCCAGCATGGCGTGGAATTATCCCAGCTTTCTCGTGGAGGACAGCAGCGAGAGCGACACAGACTCGGATGATTACACACCTCTGCATG TGCACAGTCTGAAGCCGGTGTTGACGGTCTGCTTCACGTCTGGAGACATCAGTTTGATGAGCAACTATGATGACCTCTCACCTACGTTAATACGCACTGGCCTCAAAG ATGTGGTCGTGCAGTGGTGCTCTCAGGGCGACTTGCTGGCCGTTGCTGGGATGGAGAGACTTGTAATGACCTCTGACCTTTCCCAAGTGACCCGAAATGCCATTGTAAAGTTTTACAATGTTCATGGTGAAAACATTTACTCACTGGAAACACCTGCTCAG AGGCCGATCAGTACTCTGTGCTGGGGCCATCGAGACTCGCGTCTGTTTCTTGCTTGTGGCCCGGCGCTGTACGTGCTTCGTGTCGAACACAGAGTCGCCAGCCTGCAGCTGCTCTGCCAACAGGTCATCGCCAGTGCGGTTCATGAGGAGAAAGACGTGGCCAAGCTCAGCATGCCCTCTCGCCTAAGCACATACGTGTCTTCTGCCTTTGCTCCCACCGTTAAG CCTCCCATCCCAGATCCCAACAACATGCGAGACTTTGTTAGTTATCCGACATCAGGTAACGAACGTTTGCACTGCACCATGAAGCGCACCGAGGACAACCCTGAGGTCGGCGGTCCGTGCTACACCTTGTATCTGGAGTATCTAGGCGGGCTTGTTCCTATTCTGAAAGGCCGTAGGATTAGCAAACTTCGCCCTGAATTTGTCATCATGGACCCAAAGACCGATGGGAAAACAG ATGAAGTCTACGGCAACAACTTCATCCCCtccatgattgacagctgcaaTTGCTCAGACTCTAGTGACATTGAGCTCAATGATGATTGGGTTGGAAAGAAATCACCAAAGATCTCCAGAGGGAGCAAGTCTCCCAAACTTCCCAG GATAAATATAGACCCCCGTAAATCCCCCAAGCTCTCCCGCACCACACAGGAAATATCCCGATCGCCACGGTTGCCCATTCGCAAGCCCTCCATTGGCTCTCCAAGTCTGACTCGGCGAGAGTTTCCCCTAGATGACATCACACAG CACAATTATCTCGCGCAAGTTACGTCTAACATATGGGGGACAAAGTTCAAAATTGTGGGGCTTGCAGCATTTTTGCCAACAAATCTTGGTGCAG TTATCTACAAGACAAGTCTGCTTCACCTCCAGCCCAGACAGATGACCATCTACCTCCCTGAGGTGAGGAAGATCTCAGTGGAATACATTAACCTACCTATGTTTAGTCCTAATGTCTTCAGTGAGGATGAGGATGACCTGCCTGTCACAGGAGCATCAGGAATCACTGATGATAATCCACCTTGCACTGTCAACATACCTATCGCCCCCATACACAGCCCTGCCCAAGCCATGTCCCCAACCCAAAGCATTGGCCTAGTCCAGTCCCTACTAGCCAATCAAAACGTCCAGTTGGATGTATTGTCCAATCCAACATCGACTGTGGCACCACCTGGGGTGTCTGACCAAGGACAGCAGGACACTGTGCTCACGGCACAGTATACTGTTCCTGCCAGGTATTCTAGTCCTGGCCAGGTAATCTTTGGAGGTATGGACGTTGGTCGGCTTTTAGTTGTGCAAtcccaacagcagcagcagcaatcgcagcagcaacagcagcagcagcagcaacaacaacagctgCAACAACATTATCAACAACAGCAGCTGCAGCAACAAATTCAACAATATCAGCTGCAGCAGCAACAGTTGCTGCAGCATCAGCACatgcagcaacagcagcagcaacacaTGCAACAGCAGATCCAACAGATGCAGCAACAACAGCAAATGCAGCAACAGCTTCAGCATCAAATCCAACAGCAGCATCTGCAAATGCAACTGCAGCTGCAGCACCAGCAAATGCAGCAGCAGTTGCAACAGCAGCATCAGATCCAAATCCCTGTCCCAACTTTGCCCTCAGGTCAGCCGTCATGCCCAGTAATTCAGCTTCCACAGAGTACTATACCGGTCGCTCCCCCTACATCAGAGCACAGTACAGAGCGGGGGGAGCATGAGCTCCTGCTTAAAATCAAAACTACTCGTTCTGCCCCACAACTGGCTGAGGGTGATGCAGTGGTTTTTACTGCCCCTCTTGAGATTAGCAAAATGAACCCGCCCCCTCCTTACCCTGGCACAGTTGCTGCTGCAGTGGCAGCTGCAACAGCTGCAGGCTCGGTTGCTGCTTCTACGAGTTCTGCCTCTGGGGTAGCGGGAAGCAACACTAGCACTCCATCCTCAGGGGAAGTTTGTCTAAAGAAAGGGGATTTGACTCTGTATCCACCTGGTGCGCAGGGAACTCAGTACCCAACCCCGCTGGGCTACGAACGCATCACCACATTTGACAGCAGTGGAAATGTGGAGGAGGTGTGCCGTCCCCGCATGCGACTTGTTTGCAACCAGAATGTTTACACGCTACAGGGCCCAGGAAGCTCTGCCACCCTCAGGGTCTCATCATCTTCCTCTGCTGTAGAGGGGAAGAAGGTGCAGCTGCCCTATGCCTCAGCCACGTTGAACCGTCTCACTGTGCCCAGATACTCTATACCAAGCGGGGACCCACCACCTTACCCTGACACAGCCAATACGGTTGGAGCAGGGCGGAACCCTGGCCAGAGACTGGACAGCAGCTTGATTCATGCAACCTTGAGGCGGAACAGTCGGGAAGCTGCGCTGAAGGTTTCTCAGATGATGGATCCCCAGAGGACCCTTCCCTCCAAGGCCAAAGCCAATACTTTGTCTGCTTCATACCAGCCCAGAGGACCGACAGCTCTTTATACTTGCAGTCAGTGCAGTAGTAATGGTGGTATCAGCAGTGGGGCTACCAGCAGTGGAAGTAATGGAATAGCTGGGGGGACGATCATTAGGCAAGATTTCCCACCAACTGGGGGTGGTGCACCTCACAGCACTGTTATAGTGCACTCCAACAGTGCCTCACCTCTGCCTTCCCAATCCTCCTACAATTTGCTCAGTATGGATGGCTCCAGTGGTGGCGGAAACAGAGACAGGGCTGACTATATCAACTCTGCCTTTACAGAGGATGAGGCATTGAATCAGTCTCTGAGGCAAATGGCTCTTAATACGGAGGTAGTGAGTTTGACAGTCAAACGGCCACCTCCGTATCAATGGGATCCATCTTCTACGGAAGAGATTTGGGTTCCTCAAGAGCGTACTGCGACTCTGCCCACCTCTGGTCCTCCTACATCCCACAAACCTCCCCCACTCGTGCTTAGCCCTGCACAGCATCTGGATGTTTCCCGTCTTCCATTTGTCCTCTCACCTAAATCTCCAACAAGTCCTAATGTCACAACTTTCCAACCACCAGGAGCTTATCAGATTGCACTTCCCTATCCACCAAGTGCAGCCTACAGTGGTCCCTCTCTACAGACAGTGCAAGCTTCTCCACGTCCTCCCTCTCCAAAAGAGGTGGTTCCTCCACTTTCCTTTTCCCAGCAAGACCAGGCTGTGGTCTTGCCACCTGGTTATCCGCCAAATTTGCCCAACCTTGCTTGCTTCCCACCAATGTACCCTGGGACAGCTTCTTGTTCTAGTCTGCCTGTGACTTCCATTCCTCTTCATCCATGGGGTTCTTACAATCCCTGTCCACCAATGCCAAGCCCCCCAGGTCCTGCCCCTTCCCTTCCACCAAAGACCTCCCACATGCTGGATAAGCCTGTTCTTTCTCCTCCCCCTCAACCACCCCCTCTTCCTTCGCCGCCTCCAGATCTCCAGAGTGTGGTCAGTCCCCCAGAAGCTATCGCTGAAGCTGGGGAAGGCTTTCAAGAGGTGCTCTCACTGAACGAAAGCCCTGTTCCTCAAAGAGCAGACAGGTTTGGCAAGAAGAACCGAAAGCGGTTGGACAACAGTCGGACAGATGAAGCCAATGTTCCAGCAATCGCAGAGGGAGGAAACAAGTCCAAAAAAGAGGGCCGTGCCCTTGGTGACTTCAACTCCCTTATCTCCAGTCCAAGGTTAGGTGGACGAGACAAGAAGAAACCTAAAGGCCAGAAAGAGCAGCTGAAAGCCAAAAAGCTAAGCAAGGCCACCACCAATGAGTTCCAGGACAGCTCAGAGAGTGAGCCAGAGCTCTTCATCAGTGGTGATGAGCTAATGAACCAGAGCCAGAGTGGTAAAAAGAGTTGGAAAGGTAAAAGGAACTTGCGGGCTGGAGGCTGCGAGCTGGACGAAATCAAATGCCGAAAGGCTAATGAGAAAGAGGACCGTGGCCTCGGCAGCCAGGGGTTTGTCTACATTATGGCCAACAAACAGCCTCTTTGGAATGAAGCCACGCAGGTCTACCAACTGGATTTTGGAGGGAGAGTCACGCAGGAATCGGCAAAGAACTTCCAGATTGAGCTTGAGGGGAGACAG GTGATGCAGTTTGGAAGGATCGATGGGAATGCATACATCCTGGACTTTCAATACCCCTTCTCAGCTGTGCAAGCTTTCGCTGTAGCACTTGCTAATGTCACCCAGCGCCTCAAGTGA
- the tmem181 gene encoding transmembrane protein 181 isoform X1 — protein MERLAPMRLYTLSKRHFVLVFVVFFFCFGVSTLIGVSGPKIISENNYNGLSISVNGSKTGPFDLRSQPLSNYNQQLWLTCIIQLNNNLVDLGLREFGMNVELQGVMQDASVMRISDNVHNKNRSLHCPAHQQACDEIIVLHLGYLNYTQYKINVSFRNLQDDLKDNIKNVTFVFKMYNATFSQVEIWFRFVFVVMTFIVTCMFAHSLRKFSMRDWGIEQKWMSILLPLLLLYNDPFFPLSFLVNSWFPGTLDAFFQALFLCALLLFWLCVYHGIRVQGERKFLTFYLPKLIIVGLLWLSAVTLGIWQTVNELQDPTYQYKVDIQNFQGMKIFFLLVVCLYVLYLVFLVVRACSELKNMPYTDLRLKFLTALTLVVLMISVVILYLRFGSKALQDNFVAELSTHYQNSAEFLSFYGLLNFYLYTLAFVYSPSKNALYDSQLKDNPAFSMLNDSDDEVIYGSDYEEMPLQNGRAIKATAKYQDGSESD, from the exons ATGGAGCG GTTGGCCCCCATGCGTCTCTACACTCTCTCTAAGAGGCACTTTGTTCTGGTGTTCGTGGTTTTCTTCTTCTGCTTCGGCGTCTCGACCCTCATCGGTGTGTCAG GACCGAAGATCATAAGTGAGAATAATTACAACGGTTTAAGCATCAGCGTCAATGGATCAAAG ACCGGCCCGTTCGACCTCCGATCTCAGCCGCTGTCCAACTACAACCAGCAGCTCTGGCTCACATGCATCATTCAGCTCAACAACAACC TTGTAGATCTGGGTTTGAGAGAGTTCGGGATGAACGTGGAGCTGCAGGGCGTGATGCAGGACGCCAGCGTGATGCGCATCAGTGACAATGTgcacaacaaaaacagaagcCTTCACTGCCCCGCG CATCAGCAGGCGTGTGATGAGATCATCGTGTTGCATCTGGGTTACCTGAACTACACACAGTACAAGATCAACGTCAGCTTCAGGAACCTACAGGACGACCTGAAGGACAACAtcaaaaatgtcacttttgtt TTTAAGATGTACAACGCCACGTTCTCTCAGGTGGAGATTTGGTTCCGGTTTGTGTTTGTAGTGATGACCTTCATAGTGACG TGTATGTTTGCGCACTCGTTGCGGAAGTTCTCCATGAGGGATTGGGGAATCGAGCAGAAGTGGATGTCGATTCTTCTTCCTCTGCTGCTGCTCTATAACG ATCCCTTCTTCCCGCTGTCGTTCCTGGTGAACAGCTGGTTTCCAGGGACGCTGGACGCGTTCTTCCAGGCTCTGTTTCTGTGTGCGCTGCTGCTCTTCTGGCTGTGTGTGTATCACGGCATCAGAGTGCAG GGCGAGAGGAAGTTCTTGACGTTTTACCTGCCCAAGCTGATCATCGTAGGACTGTTGTGGCTATCGGCCGTCACGCTGGGAATCTGGCAAAC GGTGAATGAGCTGCAGGATCCCACGTATCAGTACAAAGTGGACATCCAGAACTTCCAG GGCATGAAGATCTTCTTCCTGCTGGTGGTGTGTTTGTATGTTCTGTATCTGGTGTTTCTGGTGGTGCGCGCCTGCTCTGAGCTGAAGAACATGCCGTACACAG ATCTGCGGCTGAAGTTTCTCACAGCGCTGACACTGGTGGTGCTGATGATCAG TGTGGTCATACTGTACCTGAGATTCGGCTCCAAGGCCTTGCAAGACAACTTTGTTGCTGAACTTTCCACCCACTACCAGAATT CAGCTGAATTTCTGTCCTTCTACGGCCTCCTGAACTTCTATCTCTACACGTTAGCGTTTGTCTACTCGCCCTCCAAAAACGCTCTCTACG ATTCCCAGCTGAAAGACAATCCTGCCTTCTCCATGCTCAATGACTCGGATGATGAAGTCATTTACGG GAGCGATTATGAAGAAATGCCTCTTCAAAACGGCCGCGCCATCAAAGCCACCGCCAAATACCAGGATGGGAGCGAGAGCGACTGA
- the tmem181 gene encoding transmembrane protein 181 isoform X2, which translates to MNVELQGVMQDASVMRISDNVHNKNRSLHCPAHQQACDEIIVLHLGYLNYTQYKINVSFRNLQDDLKDNIKNVTFVFKMYNATFSQVEIWFRFVFVVMTFIVTCMFAHSLRKFSMRDWGIEQKWMSILLPLLLLYNDPFFPLSFLVNSWFPGTLDAFFQALFLCALLLFWLCVYHGIRVQGERKFLTFYLPKLIIVGLLWLSAVTLGIWQTVNELQDPTYQYKVDIQNFQGMKIFFLLVVCLYVLYLVFLVVRACSELKNMPYTDLRLKFLTALTLVVLMISVVILYLRFGSKALQDNFVAELSTHYQNSAEFLSFYGLLNFYLYTLAFVYSPSKNALYDSQLKDNPAFSMLNDSDDEVIYGSDYEEMPLQNGRAIKATAKYQDGSESD; encoded by the exons ATGAACGTGGAGCTGCAGGGCGTGATGCAGGACGCCAGCGTGATGCGCATCAGTGACAATGTgcacaacaaaaacagaagcCTTCACTGCCCCGCG CATCAGCAGGCGTGTGATGAGATCATCGTGTTGCATCTGGGTTACCTGAACTACACACAGTACAAGATCAACGTCAGCTTCAGGAACCTACAGGACGACCTGAAGGACAACAtcaaaaatgtcacttttgtt TTTAAGATGTACAACGCCACGTTCTCTCAGGTGGAGATTTGGTTCCGGTTTGTGTTTGTAGTGATGACCTTCATAGTGACG TGTATGTTTGCGCACTCGTTGCGGAAGTTCTCCATGAGGGATTGGGGAATCGAGCAGAAGTGGATGTCGATTCTTCTTCCTCTGCTGCTGCTCTATAACG ATCCCTTCTTCCCGCTGTCGTTCCTGGTGAACAGCTGGTTTCCAGGGACGCTGGACGCGTTCTTCCAGGCTCTGTTTCTGTGTGCGCTGCTGCTCTTCTGGCTGTGTGTGTATCACGGCATCAGAGTGCAG GGCGAGAGGAAGTTCTTGACGTTTTACCTGCCCAAGCTGATCATCGTAGGACTGTTGTGGCTATCGGCCGTCACGCTGGGAATCTGGCAAAC GGTGAATGAGCTGCAGGATCCCACGTATCAGTACAAAGTGGACATCCAGAACTTCCAG GGCATGAAGATCTTCTTCCTGCTGGTGGTGTGTTTGTATGTTCTGTATCTGGTGTTTCTGGTGGTGCGCGCCTGCTCTGAGCTGAAGAACATGCCGTACACAG ATCTGCGGCTGAAGTTTCTCACAGCGCTGACACTGGTGGTGCTGATGATCAG TGTGGTCATACTGTACCTGAGATTCGGCTCCAAGGCCTTGCAAGACAACTTTGTTGCTGAACTTTCCACCCACTACCAGAATT CAGCTGAATTTCTGTCCTTCTACGGCCTCCTGAACTTCTATCTCTACACGTTAGCGTTTGTCTACTCGCCCTCCAAAAACGCTCTCTACG ATTCCCAGCTGAAAGACAATCCTGCCTTCTCCATGCTCAATGACTCGGATGATGAAGTCATTTACGG GAGCGATTATGAAGAAATGCCTCTTCAAAACGGCCGCGCCATCAAAGCCACCGCCAAATACCAGGATGGGAGCGAGAGCGACTGA
- the mrps10 gene encoding small ribosomal subunit protein uS10m, protein MAASIASVRTVRVLSKIINRHFLPAAAVQHQTRLTHTSLSPAVRVTEEPDTLYQRLSVQVKGHDKAVLDSYEFFATLAARELGLTLEKVFEPPKHIDKLTLLKSIHIFKKHRVQYEMRTHYRCIEISRITGSSARVYLEYIQRNLPEGVAMEVTKTAVEKIPEHIQKPLWDNDGKLEKSGQ, encoded by the exons ATGGCGGCCTCCATAGCGAGCGTAAGGACCGTTCGCGTCCTGTCAAAGATCATCAATAGACACTTCTTACCG GCTGCTGCAGTACAGCATCAAACACG GTTGACGCACACATCGCTGTCTCCTGCA GTGAGGGTCACAGAGGAGCCGGACACGCTCTATCAGAGGCTGTCAGTGCAGGTCAAAGGTCACGATAAGGCCGTTCTGGACAGCTATGAGTTCTTCGCCACTCTGGCAGCTCGAGAGCTCGGCCTCACCCTGGAGAAAGT ATTTGAGCCGCCCAAACACATCGATAAACTGACCCTGCTGAAGTCCATTCACATCTTCAAGAAGCACCGAGTGCAGTATGAGATGAGGACGCATTACAGGTGCATCGAG ATTTCTCGAATAACGGGATCAAGCGCACGGGTTTATCTGGAGTATATTCAGCGTAATCTGCCTGAGGGCGTCGCCATGGAGGTCACCAAG ACTGCTGTTGAAAAGATCCCAGAGCACATCCAGAAACCCCTGTGGGACAACGACGGCAAACTGGAGAAGTCCGGACAATGA